One Algibacter sp. L3A6 genomic region harbors:
- the pseC gene encoding UDP-4-amino-4,6-dideoxy-N-acetyl-beta-L-altrosamine transaminase, with amino-acid sequence MKAIPYGRQHIDQDDIDTVVSTLKADFLTQGPKVKEFEDKFAAYVGAKYAVAVNNATSGLHLAVLALDLKEGERVITTPITFAASANCVRYAGGEVWFADIDPESYVLSLERTRELIESKPKGFFKGIIPVDFAGLPVDLEAFRTLADKHGLWIIEDACHAPGGYFTDSKGEKQMCGNGNYANIGIFSFHPVKHIACGEGGMITTNSEKLYKKLASLRTHGITKENMAEDHGGWFYEMQELGYNYRLTDIQSALGITQLAKNKAGVVRRNEIANAYKKAFKEIIKFQKLPDGVLNAHHLFVIEVEDRKGLYDFLRTHNIFAQIHYIPVHKLPYYQEIGYGGATLSNAENYYSNCISLPMYPSLTYEEQMFVIKSVYEFFNK; translated from the coding sequence ATGAAAGCTATACCTTACGGAAGACAACATATCGATCAAGATGATATTGATACAGTAGTGTCTACATTGAAGGCTGATTTTTTAACTCAAGGACCAAAAGTTAAAGAGTTTGAGGATAAGTTTGCAGCATATGTAGGTGCTAAATATGCAGTGGCAGTTAATAATGCTACTTCAGGATTACATTTAGCGGTTTTGGCCTTAGATTTAAAGGAGGGAGAACGTGTAATTACTACCCCTATTACCTTTGCGGCATCAGCCAATTGTGTGCGATATGCTGGTGGAGAAGTTTGGTTTGCGGACATCGATCCAGAATCTTATGTATTGTCTTTAGAAAGAACTAGAGAACTAATAGAGAGCAAACCAAAAGGGTTTTTTAAAGGAATAATTCCAGTAGATTTTGCAGGACTTCCTGTAGATTTGGAAGCTTTTAGAACTTTAGCAGATAAGCATGGTTTATGGATTATTGAAGATGCTTGTCATGCACCTGGAGGATACTTTACAGATTCTAAAGGTGAAAAACAAATGTGTGGTAATGGTAATTATGCAAATATTGGTATATTTTCATTTCATCCGGTAAAACATATTGCTTGTGGAGAAGGAGGAATGATAACTACAAATTCTGAAAAATTATACAAAAAACTTGCTTCCTTAAGAACGCATGGTATTACCAAAGAAAACATGGCAGAAGATCATGGAGGTTGGTTTTATGAAATGCAAGAATTAGGCTATAATTATAGATTAACAGATATTCAATCTGCTCTTGGGATTACACAGCTTGCTAAGAACAAAGCAGGAGTAGTCAGAAGAAACGAAATAGCCAATGCATATAAAAAAGCCTTTAAAGAAATAATCAAGTTTCAAAAGTTGCCTGATGGTGTTTTAAATGCACACCATTTATTTGTTATTGAAGTTGAAGATAGAAAAGGGTTGTATGATTTTTTAAGAACACATAATATCTTTGCACAAATACACTATATTCCAGTACATAAATTACCTTATTATCAAGAAATTGGTTATGGTGGTGCTACTTTGAGTAATGCGGAAAACTATTACTCTAATTGTATTAGTTTACCAATGTATCCTAGTTTAACATATGAAGAACAAATGTTTGTTATAAAAAGTGTTTATGAATTCTTTAATAAATAA
- a CDS encoding aldo/keto reductase, which yields MNSLINKIGLGTVQFGANYGISNVKGKTPDAEVKSILAYAQKSGINYLDTAHAYGTAELVLGKNNLNEFKIVSKYLSGAENSLEQQIHTSLKRLKQSSLYAYLAHRPLDLIENNCKNWKVLQDYKSKGKVAKIGASFNTIEEMDELLSSGIQLDIIQVPYNFFDTRFEKNMQKLHKSGCEIHTRSTFLQGLFFCNTNELSSFFEEVKPLIKELQRIENLATQLLQYVLKRDFIDVVNIGVNNLDQLVENISLLGKFENQLVSNDKAIKNEILIPSKWPKH from the coding sequence ATGAATTCTTTAATAAATAAAATAGGCCTTGGTACTGTTCAATTTGGAGCAAATTATGGAATATCTAATGTTAAGGGCAAAACACCTGATGCAGAAGTAAAATCTATTTTGGCATATGCGCAAAAATCTGGAATAAATTATTTAGATACAGCTCATGCTTATGGTACAGCTGAATTAGTATTAGGTAAAAATAATCTAAACGAATTTAAGATAGTATCTAAATATTTATCAGGAGCAGAAAATAGTTTAGAGCAGCAAATTCACACATCACTAAAAAGGTTGAAACAATCATCTTTATATGCTTATTTAGCTCATAGACCTTTGGATTTAATAGAGAATAATTGTAAAAACTGGAAAGTTTTACAAGATTATAAAAGTAAAGGTAAAGTTGCTAAAATAGGTGCTTCTTTTAATACTATAGAAGAAATGGATGAACTTCTAAGTTCAGGTATTCAACTAGATATTATTCAAGTCCCATATAATTTTTTTGATACTAGATTTGAAAAAAACATGCAAAAATTACATAAATCAGGATGTGAGATACATACGCGCTCTACTTTTTTACAGGGTTTGTTTTTTTGTAATACAAATGAATTGAGTAGTTTTTTTGAAGAAGTAAAGCCACTAATTAAAGAATTACAAAGAATAGAAAATTTAGCAACTCAATTACTACAATATGTTTTAAAAAGAGATTTTATTGATGTGGTTAATATTGGAGTAAATAATTTGGATCAGCTAGTAGAAAATATCTCTTTATTAGGGAAATTTGAAAACCAGTTAGTATCAAATGATAAAGCTATAAAAAATGAAATACTAATACCTTCAAAATGGCCAAAGCATTAG
- a CDS encoding SDR family NAD(P)-dependent oxidoreductase, giving the protein MNNLFDLTNKVIIVTGGYGHLGSGIVQYLLSFGAKVIVAGRTKSKFDEKFKNESSPNLFFEEFDISQSGDYFIKRFEQINRMYGSIDVVFNNAHFARGNNQENMPDEDWDYSLNGVLGSVHKSIKAAIPILKRQKGGRIINISSMYGHVSPNFDRLYKGENCEKYTNPPHYGAAKAGVIQLTKYYAALLGKHNIYVNAISPGPFSKDQIQKDNPAFIERLKESNPLNKLGEPKDLAGICILLSSEASNFITGQNFSIDGGWAIW; this is encoded by the coding sequence ATGAATAACTTATTTGATTTGACTAATAAAGTAATAATTGTTACTGGTGGATATGGACACTTAGGTAGTGGTATTGTTCAGTATCTTTTAAGTTTTGGAGCTAAGGTAATAGTAGCAGGCCGTACCAAAAGTAAGTTTGATGAAAAGTTTAAAAATGAATCATCGCCAAATTTGTTTTTTGAAGAATTTGATATAAGTCAAAGTGGAGATTATTTTATAAAAAGATTTGAGCAAATAAACAGGATGTATGGATCTATAGATGTAGTTTTTAATAACGCCCATTTCGCTAGAGGGAATAACCAAGAGAATATGCCAGATGAAGATTGGGATTATTCTTTAAATGGAGTTTTAGGTTCCGTCCATAAAAGTATAAAGGCTGCTATTCCAATATTGAAAAGACAAAAAGGCGGACGGATAATAAATATTTCTTCAATGTATGGACACGTCAGTCCAAATTTCGATCGTTTATACAAAGGTGAAAATTGTGAAAAATATACAAACCCACCGCATTATGGAGCTGCTAAAGCAGGTGTTATACAGTTAACGAAATATTACGCAGCATTGTTAGGGAAGCATAATATTTATGTAAATGCTATTTCTCCTGGGCCATTTTCAAAAGATCAAATTCAAAAAGACAATCCTGCTTTTATTGAAAGGTTAAAAGAGTCTAATCCATTGAATAAACTGGGAGAACCAAAAGATTTGGCTGGAATTTGTATCCTTTTAAGCTCTGAGGCTTCAAATTTTATCACAGGTCAAAATTTTTCTATTGATGGAGGTTGGGCTATTTGGTAA
- a CDS encoding cytidylyltransferase domain-containing protein: MKIGAIIQARYDSTRLPGKVLLNLPFNENESILGHIIERLNKIKLLDEVIVATSKEQNDDIIEKHLIKKNVVCVRGDKNDVLDRFVVAIDANKLDVVIRITGDNPIVLVDVLEDAIKKHIQANVDYTRNVGLPYGTSFEIINSNVLKRISANKELVDADREHVTIYIKNNRKDFRILELEHNFEHTNFRFTIDYPTDYAAMNILFQHLSSLNYIYNIDTLLNFLKNNTWVQNINKTNYQKKQYKTLNDELNGAIELLDSLEFVRVVDLLNIKRRAN; the protein is encoded by the coding sequence ATGAAAATAGGAGCTATAATACAAGCACGATATGATTCAACAAGGCTGCCAGGTAAAGTCTTGTTAAATTTACCTTTTAATGAGAACGAATCAATTTTAGGACACATTATTGAGAGGCTGAATAAAATTAAATTACTAGATGAAGTTATTGTAGCTACAAGTAAAGAGCAAAATGATGATATTATTGAAAAACACTTAATTAAAAAAAATGTAGTTTGTGTTAGAGGTGATAAAAATGATGTGTTAGATAGATTTGTGGTTGCTATAGACGCTAATAAGTTAGATGTTGTAATCAGAATTACGGGTGACAATCCTATTGTTTTAGTTGATGTTTTGGAAGATGCTATTAAGAAACATATACAAGCGAATGTAGATTATACTAGAAACGTAGGTCTTCCTTATGGCACAAGTTTTGAAATTATAAACTCTAATGTACTAAAAAGGATAAGCGCTAACAAGGAACTGGTAGATGCCGATAGGGAACACGTTACTATTTATATTAAGAATAATCGAAAAGATTTTCGAATTCTTGAGTTGGAACATAATTTTGAGCATACGAATTTTAGATTTACCATAGACTATCCAACTGATTATGCTGCGATGAATATTCTTTTTCAGCACCTTTCTAGTTTAAATTATATTTATAATATAGATACACTGTTGAACTTTCTTAAGAATAATACTTGGGTTCAAAACATAAATAAAACTAACTACCAAAAAAAGCAATATAAGACTCTTAATGACGAGTTAAATGGAGCGATAGAACTTTTGGATAGTTTGGAGTTTGTAAGAGTTGTGGACTTATTAAATATAAAAAGACGTGCAAATTAA
- a CDS encoding ATP-grasp domain-containing protein, whose protein sequence is MSSVEGKTLLIVGAGFGQVPAIEKAIELGLNVIVIDKNPNAIGMAMVDKSFPVDIIDEKAVLKLAKAHKVDGVMTMQTDLPIPTIGLVNDKLNLTGVSYQCAIDCSHKTQTRLKLKEKGVAQPVFEIVTNHDAAKVAAEKIGFPVIVKAVDSSGSRGVTKVENSQKVAQAFDEALKYSRQKNVLVEEFIDGVEIGAQAFSINGECVKVLLHNDTLAPGEFMVPTGHSFPTFIEGEQLIYAEKTIKECVEALEINNGPSNIDLIFDKKDGKAKIIEVGARIGATCLPELVKYYTGIDWVEATILNALGEDVVLNETQQIPTAAEILEAKEDGILKEIIIPDAVKNHKDVLEIEVTESIGEQVSILRKGTDRIGKIIVKGASYQEAEALALNLKSKILFKIEKH, encoded by the coding sequence ATGAGTAGTGTAGAAGGAAAAACGTTGCTAATTGTTGGTGCTGGATTTGGGCAAGTACCAGCCATTGAAAAAGCAATAGAATTAGGTTTAAATGTTATTGTAATAGATAAAAACCCAAATGCTATTGGTATGGCAATGGTCGATAAGTCGTTTCCAGTTGATATTATTGACGAGAAAGCCGTTTTAAAACTAGCAAAAGCCCATAAGGTCGATGGTGTTATGACTATGCAAACGGACTTACCTATACCTACAATAGGCTTAGTAAACGACAAGCTAAATTTAACAGGTGTAAGTTACCAATGCGCAATTGATTGTAGCCATAAAACACAAACCAGACTTAAATTAAAAGAAAAAGGTGTTGCCCAACCAGTATTTGAAATAGTAACCAATCACGATGCAGCAAAAGTTGCTGCCGAAAAAATAGGTTTCCCTGTTATAGTTAAAGCTGTAGATAGTTCGGGAAGCAGAGGTGTAACTAAAGTTGAAAATAGTCAAAAAGTAGCTCAAGCATTTGATGAAGCCTTAAAATATTCAAGACAAAAAAATGTACTTGTTGAAGAGTTTATTGATGGCGTAGAAATAGGAGCTCAAGCATTTAGTATTAATGGAGAATGTGTTAAGGTATTGCTGCACAATGATACGCTTGCACCAGGAGAATTTATGGTTCCTACTGGGCATTCATTTCCAACTTTTATAGAAGGAGAACAATTAATTTATGCCGAAAAAACTATTAAAGAATGTGTTGAAGCCTTAGAAATTAACAATGGGCCTTCAAACATTGATTTAATTTTTGATAAAAAAGACGGTAAAGCAAAAATTATTGAAGTTGGAGCAAGAATTGGTGCTACGTGCTTACCAGAATTAGTTAAATATTACACAGGAATTGATTGGGTTGAAGCAACAATTTTAAATGCTTTAGGAGAGGATGTTGTTTTAAATGAAACGCAACAAATTCCAACAGCTGCTGAAATATTGGAAGCAAAGGAAGATGGAATATTAAAAGAAATTATTATTCCCGATGCAGTTAAAAACCATAAAGATGTCCTTGAAATTGAGGTTACTGAAAGTATAGGTGAACAAGTTTCAATTTTAAGAAAAGGAACAGATAGAATAGGAAAAATTATTGTTAAAGGTGCTTCTTACCAAGAAGCCGAAGCTTTAGCCTTGAACCTAAAATCGAAAATACTTTTTAAAATTGAAAAACATTAA
- a CDS encoding PseG/SpsG family protein, with translation MKNINSICFLVNGNQKIGLGHVYRSITIATEAIKRGVSTSFVFQENPIIQELLQANNIPFKVVKEDVWKTPKTHIHQYRELLKSEDVVVLDLLEKEFLKFNFLPEFEIKMVSITSFYYSEETRYEDLSFFPGMEIKTNPFIQNKYKKTKLLSGPKYLTFRDEFLKNFSKEFNEVTPEILVTMGGSDAFGFTPIVVKALLNLDFHFKATVILGTAATTFNEVEQLASNSSNIIIKKSVNNIADLMFNSTCAIINGGLTRYELALTGTPFIALSIHKMQYNITERVTELVGGVNLGIVKNLYQDDITKAIKDLILNREKRKSISKALQKTIDDKGTSRILDCIENIE, from the coding sequence TTGAAAAACATTAATAGCATATGCTTTTTAGTTAATGGAAACCAAAAAATTGGTTTAGGGCATGTTTATAGAAGTATAACCATAGCCACAGAAGCCATTAAAAGAGGTGTTTCTACCTCTTTTGTGTTTCAAGAAAACCCAATTATTCAAGAACTTTTACAAGCAAATAATATTCCTTTTAAAGTTGTAAAAGAGGATGTTTGGAAAACGCCAAAAACTCATATCCATCAATATCGAGAGCTTTTAAAAAGTGAAGATGTTGTAGTATTAGATTTGTTAGAAAAAGAATTTTTGAAATTTAACTTCTTACCAGAATTTGAGATTAAAATGGTATCAATCACATCGTTTTATTATTCTGAAGAAACTAGATATGAAGACCTATCGTTTTTTCCAGGAATGGAAATAAAAACTAATCCATTTATTCAAAACAAATACAAGAAAACTAAACTCTTATCGGGGCCAAAGTACTTAACATTTCGTGATGAATTTTTAAAAAATTTCTCAAAAGAGTTTAATGAAGTTACTCCGGAAATTTTAGTAACTATGGGTGGATCGGACGCTTTTGGTTTTACGCCAATAGTGGTTAAAGCGCTATTAAATTTAGATTTCCATTTTAAGGCAACGGTAATTTTAGGAACAGCCGCTACAACATTTAATGAAGTAGAACAGTTAGCTTCAAACAGCTCTAATATTATAATTAAGAAAAGCGTAAATAACATTGCAGATTTGATGTTTAATTCAACATGTGCCATAATAAATGGGGGTTTAACAAGGTATGAGTTGGCACTAACAGGAACTCCATTTATAGCATTATCCATACATAAAATGCAATATAATATTACCGAAAGGGTTACAGAATTAGTTGGAGGCGTAAATTTAGGGATTGTAAAAAATTTATATCAAGACGATATAACAAAGGCAATAAAAGATTTAATTTTAAATAGAGAAAAAAGGAAGTCAATAAGTAAAGCATTACAAAAAACTATTGATGACAAAGGAACAAGTCGTATATTGGATTGTATTGAGAATATAGAGTAA
- a CDS encoding acyltransferase — translation MKKITNFWRRYIKLRGLFIPDGPYGDRKRGKLYEPFLKSYGENFKVGSQAFIFNPNGLTVGNHVYIGFNTYLGQGEIELKDEVLIGNFVSITASNHLRKGHSFRFGGYEAKKIEIGVGTWIAAQSSVTAGVAIGDGSLVAAGSVVTKSFGNNVVIGGIPAKEIKNIEGDYLLNKNIK, via the coding sequence ATGAAAAAAATCACTAATTTTTGGCGTAGGTATATTAAACTTAGAGGACTTTTTATTCCAGATGGACCCTATGGAGATAGAAAAAGAGGAAAGCTCTATGAACCTTTTTTAAAATCTTATGGCGAAAATTTTAAAGTAGGTTCTCAGGCATTTATTTTTAACCCAAATGGATTAACTGTTGGAAACCATGTTTACATAGGGTTCAACACCTACTTAGGCCAAGGTGAAATAGAGTTAAAAGATGAGGTTTTAATTGGTAACTTTGTATCCATAACAGCTAGTAATCATTTACGTAAAGGACATTCGTTTCGTTTTGGAGGGTATGAGGCTAAAAAAATTGAAATAGGAGTAGGTACTTGGATTGCTGCACAATCTAGCGTTACAGCTGGAGTTGCTATAGGGGATGGTAGTTTAGTGGCCGCAGGAAGTGTTGTAACCAAATCTTTTGGTAATAATGTGGTAATAGGAGGTATTCCTGCCAAAGAAATTAAAAATATTGAAGGTGATTACCTTTTAAATAAAAATATAAAGTAA
- the pseI gene encoding pseudaminic acid synthase produces MKIGNFKISDTSKVFIIAELSANHNNDYQLAVDTIHAMKEAGADCVKLQTYTADSISMNADTKYFAPRDSGLWKGQRPFDVFKVGAMPYEWQPKLIELANSLGMECFSSPFDKEAIDFLESINTTAYKIASFEIQDIPLIEYAASKGKPIIISTGIADIEDIQLAVEACKKVGNNDIALLKCTSAYPTPFNEINIKVIPDLKEKFGVLVGLSDHTMGSVVPMGAVSLGAKIIEKHFVLDRSNGGVDAAFSMEPHEFKAMVDNVRNLELALGSVTYELTDKQKDSKTRGTSLFVCKDVKKGDKITSENIKAVRPAAGLHPKHYNEIINKVFKEDMVKGTPLSFDLILE; encoded by the coding sequence ATGAAAATAGGTAATTTTAAAATATCAGACACTAGCAAAGTTTTTATAATTGCTGAGTTATCTGCAAATCACAATAACGATTACCAATTAGCTGTCGATACTATTCACGCTATGAAGGAAGCTGGCGCCGATTGTGTGAAGCTACAAACCTATACTGCAGACTCTATTTCAATGAACGCAGACACCAAATACTTTGCTCCTAGAGACTCTGGTTTGTGGAAAGGACAAAGACCTTTTGATGTTTTTAAAGTAGGGGCAATGCCTTATGAATGGCAGCCAAAACTTATTGAATTGGCAAATTCTTTAGGAATGGAGTGCTTTTCGTCTCCTTTTGATAAAGAAGCTATCGATTTTCTTGAAAGCATAAACACAACAGCATATAAAATTGCATCTTTTGAAATTCAAGATATTCCATTAATTGAATATGCGGCATCAAAAGGGAAACCAATAATTATATCAACAGGAATAGCAGATATAGAAGATATTCAACTTGCTGTTGAGGCTTGTAAAAAGGTTGGTAATAATGATATTGCATTACTAAAATGTACATCGGCATATCCAACACCTTTTAATGAAATTAACATAAAAGTAATTCCAGATTTAAAAGAAAAATTTGGTGTTTTAGTAGGCTTATCAGACCATACAATGGGTAGCGTAGTGCCTATGGGAGCGGTTTCTTTAGGTGCAAAAATTATAGAAAAACACTTTGTTTTAGATAGATCTAATGGTGGTGTCGATGCTGCTTTTTCAATGGAGCCTCATGAGTTTAAAGCCATGGTAGATAATGTTAGAAACTTAGAGTTGGCTTTGGGTAGTGTAACCTACGAGCTTACAGATAAGCAAAAAGATAGTAAAACAAGAGGTACCTCGTTATTTGTTTGTAAAGATGTTAAAAAAGGCGATAAAATAACTTCAGAAAATATTAAAGCCGTAAGGCCTGCTGCGGGACTTCACCCTAAACATTATAATGAAATAATTAATAAAGTATTTAAAGAAGATATGGTAAAAGGTACACCTTTAAGTTTTGATTTGATTTTAGAATGA
- a CDS encoding lipopolysaccharide biosynthesis protein: MRGVSLGAKFVFALYISKYLEVDVYGEYNLLVTSVTFLLFAIGLDFYSFSAREILAISGEKRFFFIKHQFLFHFIVYILFIPIIYFFCKEFLRTDLFLWFYILVVSEHFSQEFYRIFIFHNKQLISNILLFFRTFFWIALISLDVFVLEEHEFSIDLILKFWILGSLISCVLAVFILRKEYSFSIIEIFSIREYDFKVLKTGLFICMPIFLSTISYKLIEYSDRFLIDIFLNKTQVGVYSLYSNFSNITNIVVNTVVTLMLFPKLVENVKKENYDQFFLIKAKFKKELIYVTFGMSLLLAFLIFPLLDWVGKDDYSEYVISFFILILGNIFLNLSFLPHYLLYAFSQDVKNIIPTIIAMVINVLLNVVLLLIFKNIIVVAIATTVSYIIIFILKQLNWLRFKRHLYLK, from the coding sequence TTGAGAGGTGTTTCTTTAGGCGCGAAATTTGTTTTTGCACTTTATATTTCTAAATATTTAGAGGTAGATGTTTATGGTGAATATAATTTATTAGTTACGAGTGTAACATTTTTACTGTTTGCAATAGGTTTAGATTTCTATAGTTTTTCAGCAAGAGAAATTTTGGCTATTTCGGGTGAAAAACGCTTCTTTTTTATAAAGCATCAATTTTTATTTCATTTTATTGTTTACATTTTATTTATACCAATTATTTATTTCTTTTGTAAAGAGTTTTTGCGAACAGATTTATTTTTATGGTTTTATATTTTAGTGGTTTCAGAGCACTTTTCTCAGGAATTTTATCGTATTTTTATTTTTCACAATAAACAATTAATATCTAATATACTTCTTTTTTTTAGAACATTTTTTTGGATAGCTTTGATAAGTCTAGATGTTTTTGTTTTAGAGGAACATGAGTTTTCTATTGACCTAATTTTAAAATTTTGGATTCTGGGTAGCTTAATATCATGTGTTTTGGCAGTCTTTATTTTGCGTAAAGAATATAGTTTTTCTATAATAGAAATTTTTAGTATTAGGGAATATGATTTCAAAGTTCTAAAAACGGGATTGTTTATTTGTATGCCTATTTTTTTAAGTACGATTTCATACAAGCTAATAGAATATTCTGATAGATTTTTAATAGATATTTTTCTAAATAAAACCCAAGTTGGAGTATATAGTTTGTATAGTAATTTTTCTAACATTACTAATATTGTGGTGAATACTGTGGTAACATTAATGTTGTTTCCTAAATTGGTAGAAAATGTTAAGAAGGAGAATTATGATCAATTTTTTTTAATAAAAGCGAAATTTAAAAAAGAATTAATATATGTCACTTTTGGAATGAGTTTGTTATTAGCTTTTTTAATTTTTCCTTTATTAGATTGGGTTGGAAAAGATGATTATTCAGAATATGTAATAAGCTTTTTTATATTAATTTTAGGAAATATATTTTTAAATTTGTCCTTTTTGCCTCACTACTTGCTTTATGCATTTAGTCAGGATGTAAAAAATATTATTCCTACTATTATAGCGATGGTAATAAACGTATTATTAAATGTTGTTTTATTATTAATTTTTAAAAACATAATAGTAGTTGCAATAGCAACTACAGTTAGTTATATTATTATTTTTATATTAAAACAATTAAATTGGTTAAGGTTTAAACGACACTTATATTTAAAATAA
- a CDS encoding DUF6418 domain-containing protein: MSITLGLNLLLFVIFLLFTYNRLKRNYKLFYLLLLFYIQGFNMMTSLIYIEEGIYIHEQGKDSYFVGSVFFYFLFFIVTIYLCEKTITYLDKYLNFTDIKFSFLGAEIGGKFALMLVSLVLFLLYINVYLSPSPLFDKGVTRFTYWESSKLKFLNSIFGNTSIFIPFTLGLVYRKYKKISVVILLLYFVNMILIGQKFSPLVSGLYSFFFPLVLMSNNNNYKISIKKFINYKVLSVFVLVFSIVYYKYSLLNPFTHLGVETPFQAIIYRAFGLQAHLFWGCVENFVILELDKSWNIADLNYGMHHLMRHFYPGNSEQLNNAIQSGYSFTNAYPAILFYIFPVYLVYIIHAILMILLLGPLMWFLKRMIQGSNILFSLIAFQLFSWVVYTFKMGYFYKLLLPLLFFFMISTVIYFIKQTKNNDKIM; the protein is encoded by the coding sequence ATGAGTATTACTTTAGGGCTTAATCTATTATTATTTGTAATATTTTTATTATTTACTTATAATAGACTTAAAAGAAATTATAAATTGTTTTATTTATTGTTACTGTTTTATATTCAAGGCTTCAATATGATGACGTCTTTAATATATATTGAGGAAGGAATATATATTCATGAACAAGGAAAAGATAGTTATTTTGTTGGATCTGTTTTTTTTTATTTTTTATTTTTTATTGTTACGATTTATTTGTGCGAAAAAACAATTACCTATTTAGACAAATATTTAAATTTCACTGATATAAAATTTAGTTTTTTGGGGGCTGAGATAGGCGGGAAGTTTGCCCTTATGCTTGTTTCTTTAGTTTTGTTTTTGTTGTATATCAATGTGTATTTGTCTCCATCACCTTTGTTTGATAAAGGAGTTACTCGGTTTACTTATTGGGAATCTTCCAAGTTAAAATTTTTAAACTCTATTTTTGGTAATACATCTATTTTTATACCTTTTACTTTAGGTTTGGTTTATAGAAAATATAAAAAAATATCAGTAGTTATACTTTTATTGTATTTTGTTAATATGATTTTAATAGGGCAGAAATTTTCTCCATTAGTTAGCGGGTTATATTCTTTTTTCTTCCCTCTAGTGCTGATGTCTAATAATAATAATTATAAAATTTCAATTAAAAAATTTATCAACTATAAAGTTCTTAGTGTTTTTGTTTTAGTGTTTTCAATTGTATATTATAAATATTCGTTATTAAATCCATTTACGCATTTAGGGGTAGAGACACCGTTTCAGGCAATAATATATAGAGCTTTTGGCTTACAGGCACATTTATTTTGGGGTTGTGTAGAGAACTTTGTTATTTTAGAATTAGATAAGTCATGGAATATAGCTGATTTAAATTACGGAATGCACCATTTAATGAGGCATTTTTATCCTGGAAATAGTGAGCAGTTAAATAATGCAATACAATCGGGATATAGTTTTACAAATGCATATCCTGCTATTCTATTTTATATCTTTCCTGTTTATCTAGTATATATTATTCATGCTATATTGATGATTTTATTATTGGGACCATTAATGTGGTTTTTAAAACGGATGATTCAGGGCAGTAATATATTATTTTCCCTAATAGCATTTCAATTGTTTAGTTGGGTTGTATACACTTTTAAAATGGGGTATTTTTATAAATTGTTATTACCTTTATTGTTCTTTTTTATGATTAGCACTGTTATTTATTTTATAAAACAGACAAAAAATAACGATAAAATAATGTAA